One region of Glycine max cultivar Williams 82 chromosome 9, Glycine_max_v4.0, whole genome shotgun sequence genomic DNA includes:
- the LOC102661513 gene encoding uncharacterized protein, whose product MSSEDTRSYFAWNLEMERVLADVLRDQRNLGNKGDGNWKAVAYSTAAQILSKRFGVHLMADNVKNRFKLWRTWYGIVSDILSQSGFDWDSTKYMITVENEIAWNEYVKSHEEAKRFRFKVIPNWDDIVDLCAKDRATGLGAENALDADDIMSKETNEEEAIHSVSFDLEGSSSATRKNIRPSKSGEKEGMISSMKEVAESLKEFVEVTKKKMENKKKMEIKEAQEVVHEVVSELDNIPNFNGALRHRAIDWLTENPIKFAIIKALPLDEKEDYILSFMP is encoded by the exons ATGTCTAGTGAGGACACAAGAAGTTACTTCGCATGGAACTTGGAAATGGAACGTGTGCTAGCTGATGTGCTTAGAGATCAAAGAAATTTGGGCAATAAAGGTGATGGAAATTGGAAAGCAGTGGCATACAGTACTGCAGCTCAAATTTTGTCCAAGCGTTTTGGAGTTCACCTCATGGCAGATAATGTTAAGAATCGTTTTAAGCTTTGGAGAACATGGTATGGAATTGTGAGTGACATTCTTAGTCAAAGTGGATTTGACTGGGATAGCACAAAGTACATGATTACcgttgaaaatgaaattgcatggAATGAATATGTTAAG tCACATGAAGAGGCCAAACGATTTCGATTCAAAGTCATTCCTAATTGGGATGATATTGTTGACCTATGTGCAAAGGATAGAGCTACTGGACTCGGAGCAGAAAATGCATTAGATGCAGATGATATCAtgagcaaagaaacaaatgaagaGGAAGCAATTCATAGTGTGAGTTTTGACTTAGAGGGATCAAGTTCTGCCACGAGAAAAAACATTCGCCCAAGTAAGAGTGGAGAGAAAGAAGGGATGATTTCCTCAATGAAAGAAGTAGCCGAGTCATTGAAAGAATTTGTTGAAGTGACTAAGAAGAAGATggagaacaaaaaaaagatgGAGATAAAAGAAGCTCAAGAAGTGGTACATGAAGTGGTGAGTGAGCTAGATAATATACCTAATTTTAATGGTGCACTTAGACATAGAGCAATTGATTGGTTGACAGAAAATCCCATTAAGTTTGCGATTATAAAAGCTCTTCCATTGGATGAGAAAGAGGATTACATCTTATCTTTTATGCCTTGA